From the genome of Persephonella atlantica:
AAAATTAAGGTCTATATTTAGCAAGTATCTCGTCCCAGTCAGGTTCTCCAGATGGAGGAGCAAACTTTTCTTTCAGTTTTGCCACTCTCTCTTCAAATGTTTCTTTTTCCACTTTGTAGAATATTCCTATTGGTCTTTTTCCCTTGAATGGTTCTGCATCTTCTAATTCTGGATTGTCAGCATCAAGTACATGGGATGCAAGCTCTAAAGCTGCTTTCATATCTGATGGGTCGTGTCCAAGCTCTTTATTGATGTCTATTAGTCTTCCTTTGTAATACTTGAATGTATCAATCTTGTTGAATGTTGGGCATGGAGAAAGGACGTTAACAAAAGCAAATCCTTTATGTTCAACAGCCGCCTGTATTGTTTCTGCCAGATGTTTTGGGTTACCAGAGTAAGACTGAGCTACAAATGTTGCTCCAGATGCTATTGCGAACTTTATAACATTAAACGGATCTTCAATATTTCCGTAAGGG
Proteins encoded in this window:
- a CDS encoding 2-oxoacid:ferredoxin oxidoreductase subunit beta, whose product is MEYIRLQEKLPPKEYRSDIEPTWCPGCGDFGVVTALTKAFSEEKLDPTAITMTSGIGCSSRLPLWMNAFGVHTAHGRALPAAVGIRLAKPETPTIVTAGDGDIFSIGMEHFPHTARKNFDITLVVMDNRMYALTKNQTSPTSRHGYKGSLNPYGNIEDPFNVIKFAIASGATFVAQSYSGNPKHLAETIQAAVEHKGFAFVNVLSPCPTFNKIDTFKYYKGRLIDINKELGHDPSDMKAALELASHVLDADNPELEDAEPFKGKRPIGIFYKVEKETFEERVAKLKEKFAPPSGEPDWDEILAKYRP